The sequence TTGAAAAGCAAAGCGCCGCGACTTGCGGCTCAGGGCCATGGTCGTTCACCTCGGCCGCGCGCGAATTTGAACGCTGATTTTTAAGCCTTGGCCAGGCGGCCCGGCTCGTCTTTGCGGGTCAGCCAATAACGATAAAGGGTTTCCAGGTAATTCTTCAGCGGCGGGCAGGCGACCCCGCTTCCATTGAGCATGGACAACGTTTGGGCGCAATCATATTTGGCCTTGTGATTGAAATAAGTCACCATTTGCTTGGGCGCGCCCAGCCATGTTTTGACCGGTCCGATGATCATGGCTTCGAAGAGTTTGGCCGGGATGGAGAAGGGCAGGGGCGGTCTTCCGGTGATCCAAAGGCAGAGCTGACTGTAAATATCGCGGGCCAGCATGGGCTTGGGGTCTACGATTTGGAAGGCGCCGCCGATGGCCTCTTTTTTGCGCGCCAAAGCCATGGTGGCATCCACGAGATAATCCACCGGAGCCAGATTGACCTCGGCGTCCGAAGGCCCGACCAGCGGAAGCCCGCCGGGCAGCCATTTTAATTTCCAAATCATGCGCATGCCGAAATAAGGCCCGTCGAATTTATCCGTTTCTCCCGTCTTGGAATCGCCGACAACGATTGCGGGACGGATAATGACCGCAGCCAAACCGTCGGCCATGGCTTTGCGAATTTCGATCTCAGCCAGGAACTTGGTGGATTCGTAGTTATTTTTAAAGCCCTGCCCCATATCAAGCTCGTCTTCTTTGATTAAGCCTAAACGGTCGCCGGCCACGTAGCAAGTGGAGTAATAAACCAGTTTTTCAAAATTCTTGGCGGCCCCACAAAAGGCCAGAATATTTTTCGTGCCTTTGACATTAACCTTATGCGCGAACTCGTAAGGAACGGCCAAATCGTAAATCGCGGCCAGATGCCAGACTTCGGTCGCGGAGGCGGCCAGGCGCTCGTAAACCTCGGGGGTTAAGCCTAATTTCTGGTCCGTGATATCGCCGGCCACAGCCGTGGCTTTGAGCCCGGAACGCCCTTGTCGGAGCTTATCCAAGTCCGCATTAGCCTGGTCCAAAAATTTTGGCTGGACCAGGCAGGTGACTTGGGGCGCATTTCCTTCGTTCAGCAGTCGCGCAATCAATCGCCGGCCGATAAAGCCGGGGAACCCCGTAAACACAATGTGGCGCTGGCTCATCGGGTCTAGTTAATCAAATCCTGCGGTTGATGAAAATGACCCCCTTGAATTCGCGGTGATTTGCTGTTAATCATTAACAGGGGAAGAAATTTAGGTTGGGCGCGGAGTAATGACATGTTGAAGAAATGGTTTTGTTTAACCTGGCTGCTCATGTTGGGCGTTTCGTTGTCTCAGGCCGCTATTTCAAATATCCTGATTGATTTTGACGGCTGCCTTTATTCAAAGCGGGGGCCGGATTCGAGCGATCCAACTGATGAGGAAATTCGACAATGCCTTGATGAGATTTCATCCGACGATATAAATTCTCTATGCGCTTTGCACGGGCGCGAGGAACTGCGGGGGGAGATTGTGCGCAATTCCGTTCACGACGCAGTCTTTACCATTATGCGCGATTCTCTTGTAGGAGATGGTGGAGAAGACGTGGGCGAATGTGGCCGGTGGTTGGCGGCGCGCGCCGAAGCGGCGTCTCCGGTGCTGGCGTCGACAGGGCCGGTTTCCCTGTCTCCCGTTTGGAAAGTCCATGACACCCTTTCCAAATTAAACGACACGATTATGCAGGCGGCGACCACCCATGCCAGGATCGAGGCTTGGTCGACCTTGGCCGGCCGCGAGGCATCGCGTCGGCGCAGGGCATTGGAGCGCGCGGAAGCGGCGTTGGCGGCTTTGCCTCCTGATGTCAGCAACAGCGAATTGGTGGCCGCTTGCCGGCCGATGCGGGCTTCAGGATCAGACGGAGTAACCTATTCCGATCGATGTTATGAACTGACAACCAGGGGCAGCCGGCTCTACAACGCCAGAGCCGCCAGAGACAGGGCGCGCACGGCGCATCAGCAATTTTCTTCCGTGCCGCGCACGTTTAGGCGTTTGGCTGATCAATCCAGCGAGCCTTATACCGATCTTCTTTGGTTGAGGCGCTGTTTTGTGGGCCATGTTCGTGGAGAGGGGGGAGCCGATGATTTTGCGCGCGTTCGCGCGCCCGAATTTTTTGATCGTTTA is a genomic window of Elusimicrobiota bacterium containing:
- a CDS encoding SDR family oxidoreductase yields the protein MSQRHIVFTGFPGFIGRRLIARLLNEGNAPQVTCLVQPKFLDQANADLDKLRQGRSGLKATAVAGDITDQKLGLTPEVYERLAASATEVWHLAAIYDLAVPYEFAHKVNVKGTKNILAFCGAAKNFEKLVYYSTCYVAGDRLGLIKEDELDMGQGFKNNYESTKFLAEIEIRKAMADGLAAVIIRPAIVVGDSKTGETDKFDGPYFGMRMIWKLKWLPGGLPLVGPSDAEVNLAPVDYLVDATMALARKKEAIGGAFQIVDPKPMLARDIYSQLCLWITGRPPLPFSIPAKLFEAMIIGPVKTWLGAPKQMVTYFNHKAKYDCAQTLSMLNGSGVACPPLKNYLETLYRYWLTRKDEPGRLAKA